The following DNA comes from Mycolicibacterium aromaticivorans JS19b1 = JCM 16368.
GATTCCGTCGATCGCCATGACCGCCATCAAGACCAGCATCGCGGGGGAGATGAACAGCTGGACCTGCGGCACCGCCAGCATCACAAAGATCAAGCCAAGAGCGGACGGCATGAACAGCCCCAGCACATTGCGCCGGGCGTCGACGATGTCGCGGGCGTACCGGCGCACCGGTCCCTGGTCGCGGGCCAACAGGTACGCCTCGTCGCCGGACATCATCCGCTCACGCCGATCGTTCATCGCCGTGCGACGCTGATCCTTCTCGGCGCGGCGCTCCTCTTTGGTGAGGGTGGAGCGCATCTCCTTGCGGCGCTTGCGCGCCTCGGCAGAGGTCATCGGCGCGGGGGCGACCGGTCCGCGGCGCTTGGCCGTGGCACTGCGCTTCGGGGTCGGCTTGCCCTTGGGCGCGGTGGTGCCGGCCACCGCGGCAGCCTCATCGACCTCGACCGGTTCGGCCTTGGCGGCACCTTCGTCGTTCTTGCGGCCCAGCAGCTTCACGCCTGCCAGGTTACCCTGCACGAATGCGGGTGCTGATCGCGCCGGACTGCTACGGCGACAGCCTGACCGCCGTCGAAGCCGCCCAGTCCATCGCCGCCGGCTGGCGTGAGGCCAGACCCTCCGACGAACTCGTCCTGGCGCCCCAATCCGACGGCGGCCCGGGCTTCGTCGGCGTGCTGGCCGGCCGGCTCGGCGAGGTCCGTCACACCCGGGTGTCCGGACCGCTGGACGACGACGTCGACGCCGAATGGGTCGACGATCGTGCCGCGTCGGCCGCTTACATCGAATGCGCCCAAGCCTGCGGCCTGACGCTGCTTCCCGGTCCGCCCACCCCGGCCAGTGCGGTCGCCGCCCACAGCCGCGGAGTCGGCCAGCTGATCGACGCCGCGCTACAGGCCGGCGCCGCGACGATCATCGTCGGCCTCGGCGGCAGCTCCTGCAGCGATGGCGGGCGCGGGATGATCGAGGCGCTCGGCGGCCCGGAACAGGCCAGGGCCAGGCTGGCGCAGGTCGATTTGATCGCCGCTACCGACGTGGAACACCCGCTGCTGGGTCCGATGGGTGCGGCGCGGGTCTTCGGACCCCAAAAAGGCGCCGACCCCGACACCGTCGAGACCCTCGAGCAGCGGATGACGGCGTGGGCCCTCACGCTCGACGCACTGGCTGGAAAGGCGATCAGCCCGTTGCCCGGCGCGGGTGCGGCCGGGGGACTGGGGGCCGCGCTGCTGGCCCTGGGCGCGCGCCGCGAATCCGGAGCGGCCGTCATCGCCGAGCACACCGGACTGGCCGCCGACGTCGCGAACGCCGACGTGATCATCACCGGGGAAGGACGCTTCGACGACCAATCGCTGCACGGCAAGGTGGTCAGCGCACTCGCCGGCGGCGCGCGGGCCCGCGGTGTACCGGTGATCGTGCTGGCCGGCCAGGTCACACTCCCGCCCGCGGACCTTACTGCGGCGGGAATCACCGCAGCGCACGCGATCGCCGACTACGCCGGGTCGGTGCAGGTCGCGATTGACGACGCCGCCGCTCAGCTCACCGGCCTGGCCCGCCGGACCGCCGCCGGGCTGGTCGGCTGAGGGCGGGGCCATCGACTCGGGAATAGCGCCCGGACAAGGTACCGTTGACGAAGTGGGTAAAACCCGCAAAGACATCTGCTTTTTAGGGAGACGCAATGACTGTTTCCGATCAGTCGACCGAGACCACGACCGAGACCCACGGCGCGATCCTGACCGACGCCGCGGCCGCCAAAGCCAAGTCGCTATTGGACCAGGAAGGTCGCGACGACCTGGCGCTGCGGATCGCCGTCCAGCCCGGTGGCTGCGCCGGCCTGCGCTACAACCTGTTCTTCGACGACCGCACCCTCGACGGTGACCTGGTCAGCGAGTTCGGCGGGGTCAATCTGACCGTCGACCGGATGAGTGCCCCCTACATCCAGGGCGCGACCATCGACTTCGTCGACACCATCGAGAAGCAGGGCTTCACGATCGACAACCCGAACGCCACCGGCTCCTGCGCCTGTGGCGATTCGTTCAACTGATCACATCTTCTCGCTCGTCTAGCCAACGGCCGTCCAGTCTCAGAACTGGGCGGCCGTTCGCAGTAGATACGAGCACACCAGCAGCTGATTGCCCTGGCGCAGCAACTGAGCCACGCCCTGCTCCTCGCCGCGGTTGCCGCGGCTCCCGGACGACGCCACCTTCATGGTGAACAACACCTGCGCCTGATAGTTCGACCACGGGACGATCGAATCGATCGAGGTCACCTCGGCGCCGGCGAACTGTCTGCGGAACGCGTCGCTGGCCAGCTTGGCCAGCGCCAGATCAGATTTGCGGTCCTTCACCCCGTCGTACATGCCGCACAGGTTGTTGCGCGCGATGGTCTCCGTGTCGCCCTTGGACAGCGCGGTCAGGTAGTTGGAGATCGACGACTTGGCCGCCGCCTCGGTGAACCCGCCCGCGGCCGTGGTGGACTCCCCGGTGCGGATCGTCAGGACAGCGGCAACGACGGCGGCCACGACGAGCACGGTCAGCAAGCCCAGCCACAGCGCTGTGCGGCGCTTGCGCGGCGCCGGCGGGTAGGCCACCGGCGGTGGAAGGGCGCCGGGATAGACGCCGGGATAGGGAACCGGCGGGATCCCGCCCGGCGGGCCGAACGGCTGCTCCGGGTACGGCTCGCCCTCGGCCCCGGCCTGCTGATGCGGCGGAATCGGGCCAGCCATCGATAAGTCTCCTGCGGTCGGTGGAGGCCAAAACTTCAAGCACCCGCCGCGGCGGGGCCGATGCCGGGCCATATAGTCGGCTCTTGTACGCAGGCTAGCGCACGGCCTCGGTGCTAGTCCCATTAGCGAATGAAGGGCGGACACAACGTGGCGATCGCGGTGACCGGATCCATTGCCACCGACCACCTGATGCGGTTTCCCGGGCGGTTCTCCGAACAACTCCTCGCTGAGCACCTGCAGAAGGTGTCGCTGAGCTTCCTGGTCGACGATCTGGTGGTCCACCGCGGCGGCGTCGCGGGAAACATGGCCTACGCGATGGGCTTGCTGGGCGGCAACCCGCTCCTGGTTGGTGCCGTCGGCTCTGACTTCGACGAGTACCGGCAGTGGCTGGAAGCCCACGGCGTGGACACCAGCGGCGTGCTGGTGTCGAAGACCGCCTACACAGCGCGGTTCGTCTGCACCACCGACGAGGACATGGCCCAGATCGCGTCGTTCTACCCGGGCGCAATGTCCGAAGCCCGCGACATCAAGCTCGCCGACCTCGTAGAGCGAAGCGGCGCACCGGAATTGGTGATCGTAGGCGCCAACGATCCGGAGGCGATGTTCCTGCACACCGAAGAGTGCCGCAAGCTCGGTCTGGCATTCGCCGCCGACCCCAGCCAGCAGTTGGCCCGGCTCTCCGGCGACGAGATCCGCCGCCTCATCGACGGCGCCACCTACCTGTTCACCAACGACTACGAATGGGACCTGCTGCTGCAGAAATCCGGCTGGTCCGAAGCCGAGGTGATGAACCAGATTCAGCTGCGCGTCACCACGCTCGGCCCCAACGGCGTCGACCTCGTCGGCCGCGACGGCACCTTCATCCACGTCGACGTCGTTCCCGAGACCCAGAAGGACGACCCGACCGGTATCGGCGACGCGTTCCGCGCCGGATTCCTCACCGGCCGCGGCGCCGGCTTGAGTCTGGAACGAGCCGCGCAACTGGCCTCGATGGTCGCCACGCTGGTGCTGGAGGCGCCGGGCCCGCAGGAATGGACGTGGGACCGCGACGCCGCGATCGCGCGCATCAAGGGCGCCTACGGTCCGGAAGCCGCCGACGAGATCGCCGAGGCGCTGGGCGCCGACAGATAGCGGCCGAGGCGCTGGGCGCCGACAGATAGCGGCCGAGGCGCTGGGTTAAAGCTGCACCGGGTAGTGCGGTTCGCCGATCACCGGCACCACGCTCTGCTCGACGAAGATCGCGTGCCACAGCATGAAGATCAGCACCGTCCACAGCCGCCGGCTGTGATCGCCCTCACCGGCGCGGTGCGCGTCGAGCATGGCGCGGACGGCGGTGCGGTCCACCAGATGATCGGCCTGCGACGCCTCGATCATCCCGTATGCCCAGTCCATCAACTCACCAGAGCGCAGCCAGTGCCGGATCGGCACCGGGAAGCCGAGTTTCGCGCGGTTGAGCACGTGCGCGGGCACGATCGGCTCCAGCGCGCGGCGCAACGCGTACTTGGTGGTGGTGCGGGTGATCTTCTGATCGAACGGCAGCCGGGAGGCGACCGCGAACACCTCGGGATCCAGGAACGGCACCCGCAGCTCCAGCGAATTGGCCATCGTCATCTTGTCGGCCTTCACCAGGATGTCGCCGCGTAGCCAGGTGAACAGATCGATGTGCTGCATCCGGGCGACCGGATCCCAGGCGTGCGACTGGGTGTAGATGGGCGAGGTGACGTCGGTGTGGGTCCAGTCCGGGCGGAAACCGGGCAGCACCGCTCGTAGTTGCTCGTCGGAGAAGCTGCGGGCGTTGCCGTAATACCGCTCTTCCAGTGTCAGCGAGCCACGGTGCAGCAGGCTCTTGCCGCGCAAACCGTCCGGCAGCGGCTTCGACGCCCGGCCCAGTGACTTGCGGACCGGCCGGGGGAGGTAGTCGAAAGGCTTGAGCGACAACGGTTCCCGGTAGATCGTGTAGCCGCCGAACAGTTCGTCGGCGCCCTCGCCGCTCAGCACCACCTTGACGTGCTTGCGCGCCTCGCGGGCGATGAAGAACAACGGCACCAGGGCCGGATCGGCCACGGGTTCGTCGAGATACCAGACGATCTCGGGCAGCGCGGCCACGAACTCGGCCTGGCTGACCACCTTGGCCACGTGCCGCGCGCCGATAGCCTCGGCCGAGGCGACCGCGACGTCGACCTCGGAGAAGCCTTCGCGCTCGAAGCCCGTGGTGAAGGTGATCAGGCGCGGGTTGTGCCGGATGGCCAGCGCGGCGATCGCGGTCGAGTCGATACCGCCGGACAGGAACGCCCCGACGGTCACGTCGGCGCGCATGTGCTTGGCCACCGAGTCCTCCAGGACCGCGGTGATCTCGTCGTAGCGGGCCTGCTCACTGCCTGCCGTGAACGCAGTCGCACTGAACCGCGGCGCGAAGTAGCGGCTCACCCGCGGCTGGCCGCCGGGGCGGATGACCGCGTAACAGCCCGACTCGAGCCGGCGCACCCCGCGGTGCAGCGTCTCGGGCTCCGGGACGTACTGCAACACCGTGTAGTGCTGCAGCGCGCGAACGTCCAGCCCCTCGTCGAACCCGATCTCCGCGGCCAGCCCGAGCAGACACTTCTTCTCACTGGCGACCGCCGTGCCCGCCGACCCGGTCGCCATGAACAGCGGCTTGATGCCGAAGGGGTCGCGCGCGCAGAAAAGCTCGCGGTTCTTGGTGTCCCACAGCGCGAACGCGAACATGCCGCGAAGCCGGCCGAGCGCCTCGGTGCCCCAGTGGTGGTACGCGGCCACGATCGCCTCGCCGTCGCCGTCGGTGGCGAAGACGGCGCCGAATTCGGCACTCAGCGCCTCACGCAGCTCGAGGTAGTTGTAGATCTCGCCGTTGAACACCAACACGTAGCGCTCGGGTTCTTCCGGCGGACCCCAGCGCAGCGGCTGGTGGGAGTGCTCGATGTCGATGATCGAGAGCCGGTTGAAGCCGAGCACCACCTGATCATCGGACCACGTGCCCGGTTCGTCGGGCCCCCGGTGGCGCATCAGGTGCGACGCGCCCGCCACCGCCTCGACGCTTACTTCGGTGACAGGGCTTGCAGGGTCGGTAACCAGGGCAAGCAGTCCACACACCGGCCCCAGTATGCCGTAACTCGCGGATGTGTCGGGCTGGGTGTTCGGGCGTGGTCTACGCTGCGTAGTATTCGATGCGCGGAAAGTTCCCGCGACGACGAAAATGCGGTGTGGGCCCCAGTCCCCAGTATCAGGAGGCGCCAACGTGAAGACCCGCGGTTCCCGGTTCCGGGTGCTGGCGCTAGCCGTCACCTTTGGTGCGCTGGCGCTGACCCTCAGCGGGTGCAGCTGGCAAGAAGTGTTCGGTCTGGGCTGGCCCAAGGGCATCACCCCGGAGGCGCACACCAACCGCGACCTTTGGGTCTGGTCGGTCATCAGTGCCTTCGTCGTCGGCATCATCGTGTGGGGCCTGACCTTCTGGGCGATGGCATTCCATCGCAAGAAGAAGAACACCCCCGACGATGCGCCGCTGCCGCGCCAGTTCGGCTACAACATGCCGTTGGAGCTCGTGCTCACGGTCGTCCCGTTCCTGATCATCTCGGTGCTCTTCTACTTCACCGTGGTGGTGCAGGAGAAGATGATGCACCGCGACCCGAACCCTGAGGTCGTCATCGACGTGACCGCCTTCCAGTGGAACTGGAAGTTCGGTTACCAGAAGGTCGA
Coding sequences within:
- the asnB gene encoding asparagine synthase (glutamine-hydrolyzing), whose translation is MCGLLALVTDPASPVTEVSVEAVAGASHLMRHRGPDEPGTWSDDQVVLGFNRLSIIDIEHSHQPLRWGPPEEPERYVLVFNGEIYNYLELREALSAEFGAVFATDGDGEAIVAAYHHWGTEALGRLRGMFAFALWDTKNRELFCARDPFGIKPLFMATGSAGTAVASEKKCLLGLAAEIGFDEGLDVRALQHYTVLQYVPEPETLHRGVRRLESGCYAVIRPGGQPRVSRYFAPRFSATAFTAGSEQARYDEITAVLEDSVAKHMRADVTVGAFLSGGIDSTAIAALAIRHNPRLITFTTGFEREGFSEVDVAVASAEAIGARHVAKVVSQAEFVAALPEIVWYLDEPVADPALVPLFFIAREARKHVKVVLSGEGADELFGGYTIYREPLSLKPFDYLPRPVRKSLGRASKPLPDGLRGKSLLHRGSLTLEERYYGNARSFSDEQLRAVLPGFRPDWTHTDVTSPIYTQSHAWDPVARMQHIDLFTWLRGDILVKADKMTMANSLELRVPFLDPEVFAVASRLPFDQKITRTTTKYALRRALEPIVPAHVLNRAKLGFPVPIRHWLRSGELMDWAYGMIEASQADHLVDRTAVRAMLDAHRAGEGDHSRRLWTVLIFMLWHAIFVEQSVVPVIGEPHYPVQL
- a CDS encoding DUF3043 domain-containing protein; protein product: MKLLGRKNDEGAAKAEPVEVDEAAAVAGTTAPKGKPTPKRSATAKRRGPVAPAPMTSAEARKRRKEMRSTLTKEERRAEKDQRRTAMNDRRERMMSGDEAYLLARDQGPVRRYARDIVDARRNVLGLFMPSALGLIFVMLAVPQVQLFISPAMLVLMAVMAIDGILLGRKVKKAVDAKFPNNDEGAFKLGMYAAGRASQIRRMRAPRPQVERGAKVV
- a CDS encoding glycerate kinase: MRVLIAPDCYGDSLTAVEAAQSIAAGWREARPSDELVLAPQSDGGPGFVGVLAGRLGEVRHTRVSGPLDDDVDAEWVDDRAASAAYIECAQACGLTLLPGPPTPASAVAAHSRGVGQLIDAALQAGAATIIVGLGGSSCSDGGRGMIEALGGPEQARARLAQVDLIAATDVEHPLLGPMGAARVFGPQKGADPDTVETLEQRMTAWALTLDALAGKAISPLPGAGAAGGLGAALLALGARRESGAAVIAEHTGLAADVANADVIITGEGRFDDQSLHGKVVSALAGGARARGVPVIVLAGQVTLPPADLTAAGITAAHAIADYAGSVQVAIDDAAAQLTGLARRTAAGLVG
- a CDS encoding HesB/IscA family protein, with the protein product MTVSDQSTETTTETHGAILTDAAAAKAKSLLDQEGRDDLALRIAVQPGGCAGLRYNLFFDDRTLDGDLVSEFGGVNLTVDRMSAPYIQGATIDFVDTIEKQGFTIDNPNATGSCACGDSFN
- a CDS encoding carbohydrate kinase family protein, producing MAIAVTGSIATDHLMRFPGRFSEQLLAEHLQKVSLSFLVDDLVVHRGGVAGNMAYAMGLLGGNPLLVGAVGSDFDEYRQWLEAHGVDTSGVLVSKTAYTARFVCTTDEDMAQIASFYPGAMSEARDIKLADLVERSGAPELVIVGANDPEAMFLHTEECRKLGLAFAADPSQQLARLSGDEIRRLIDGATYLFTNDYEWDLLLQKSGWSEAEVMNQIQLRVTTLGPNGVDLVGRDGTFIHVDVVPETQKDDPTGIGDAFRAGFLTGRGAGLSLERAAQLASMVATLVLEAPGPQEWTWDRDAAIARIKGAYGPEAADEIAEALGADR